From Scleropages formosus chromosome 1, fSclFor1.1, whole genome shotgun sequence, a single genomic window includes:
- the LOC108930961 gene encoding programmed cell death 1 ligand 1-like, whose product MLLNVLLFIQFFSCSQAFFTVEISSPSYQAELYGDVALECRFPPGDGTVPLSVFWGRLQPGQNLVVYNMINGQEDLNSQDFSYRGRVNLKKEELSKGRAVLHISHLRMNDSGRYQCLLEMGSVDYKQTTLTVKASYRNITATILQSCSQPAGQVMLECHAEGFPLAQVHWTDAFGVHLPTASINTSHKMSTDGLFVVMSRAILSASCGEAYSCVYVTDQEKTSASLYLSTTKSSSVSKLSGAVVAVVCILSVALCALVLLVVFKKYTLWSPQGTKRKKHVLGSDKSHQSLSGNTEETAKEGDAYEFQGLQSIQSGQASVLMS is encoded by the exons ATGCTCTTAAATGTCCTCCTTTTTATCCAGTTCTTCAGCTGTAGCCAAG CCTTCTTTACTGTGGAAATAAGCAGTCCCAGCTACCAGGCGGAGCTCTATGgagatgttgctttggagtgCCGATTCCCACCAGGAGATGGGACAGTTCCCCTGTCGGTGTTTTGGGGACGCCTGCAACCAGGGCAAAACTTGGTGGTTTACAACATGATTAACGGGCAGGAGGACTTGAACTCCCAGGATTTCAGCTACAGAGGAAGGGTTAATCtgaagaaggaggagctcagCAAGGGCCGAGCTGTGCTACATATCTCGCACCTCAGGATGAATGACTCTGGGAGATATCAATGCCTGCTGGAGATGGGGAGCGTTGACTACAAACAGACCACTCTCACAGTCAAAG CCTCTTACAGGAACATCACTGCCACAATATTGCAGAGCTGCTCACAGCCAGCGGGTCAGGTGATGCTCGAGTGTCACGCTGAAGGGTTCCCTCTGGCCCAGGTACACTGGACTGATGCCTTCGGTGTTCATCTCCCCACTGCTTCAATAAATACCTCCCACAAAATGTCCACAGATGGACTGTTCGTGGTGATGAGTAGAGCCATACTCAGCGCCAGCTGTGGTGAGGCATACAGCTGTGTGTACGTCACTGATCAAGAAAAGACCTCGGCGTCTCTCT ATTTGTCCACAACAAAATCTTCGTCAGTTTCCAAGCTGTCCGGTGCAGTAGTGGCTGTCGTCTGTATACTGAGTGTAGCACTATGTGCATTAGTTCTGCTTGTAGTGTTCAAGAAGTACACCCTTTGGTCTCCACAAG gcacaaaaaggaaaaaacatgtaCTGGGATCTGATAAAAGCCACCAATCACTCTCAG GGAACACAGAGGAAACGGCAAAAGAGGGAGATGCCTACGAGTTCCAGGGACTCCAAAGT